Proteins co-encoded in one Armatimonadota bacterium genomic window:
- a CDS encoding ABC transporter ATP-binding protein, producing the protein MRLPSGTPPLSMGAAPGDVIIRLEHLSKAYALGRTARDAATLDVVRDVSLEIRRREFVSIIGPSGCGKTTVLFMLAGLREPTAGRIEVAGRPPREAVRAGLSTVIFQQPVLFEWLTAEENVLLPLRMRDPRWWAWPLRRRHHLAAARRALELVDLVPFAGYYPDKLSGGMQQRVALARALTLDPQVLLMDEPFGALDEITRDRMNLELLRLFQDRQLTIVFVTHSIEEAVFLSDRVVVMSRGPSPRTGSSVVRVIDVDLPHPRHLALKEEAAFFQKVREGREALREAQAIGQPSAALVAP; encoded by the coding sequence GTGCGCCTCCCCTCCGGCACGCCACCCCTGAGCATGGGCGCTGCACCCGGCGACGTGATCATCCGCCTGGAGCACCTCTCCAAGGCGTACGCGTTGGGCCGGACGGCCCGTGACGCGGCGACCCTCGACGTGGTGCGGGACGTCTCCCTCGAGATCCGGCGCCGCGAGTTCGTCTCGATCATCGGCCCCTCCGGCTGCGGGAAGACCACGGTGCTGTTCATGCTGGCCGGGCTGCGCGAGCCCACCGCCGGACGGATCGAGGTCGCCGGCCGGCCCCCACGGGAGGCCGTGCGCGCGGGGCTGTCCACGGTGATCTTCCAGCAGCCGGTGCTGTTCGAGTGGCTGACCGCCGAGGAGAACGTGCTGCTGCCGCTGCGCATGCGCGACCCCCGGTGGTGGGCCTGGCCCCTGCGCCGGCGCCACCACCTGGCGGCCGCACGGCGGGCCCTGGAGCTGGTGGACCTGGTGCCGTTCGCCGGCTACTACCCGGACAAGCTCTCGGGCGGCATGCAGCAGCGGGTGGCGCTGGCGCGGGCCCTCACCCTCGATCCCCAGGTGCTGCTGATGGACGAGCCGTTTGGGGCCCTGGACGAGATCACCCGGGACCGGATGAACCTGGAGCTGCTCCGGCTCTTCCAGGACCGCCAGCTCACCATCGTCTTCGTGACCCACTCGATCGAGGAAGCGGTGTTCCTCTCGGACCGCGTGGTCGTCATGAGCCGCGGCCCCTCGCCACGCACGGGGTCGAGCGTCGTGCGCGTCATCGATGTCGACCTCCCCCACCCCCGCCACCTGGCCCTCAAAGAGGAGGCCGCGTTCTTCCAGAAGGTCAGGGAAGGCCGCGAGGCGCTGCGGGAGGCCCAGGCAATCGGTCAGCCGAGCGCGGCGCTGGTGGCCCCGTAG
- a CDS encoding GNAT family N-acetyltransferase, producing the protein MARAAPVIRPLAQDDLAAADRIVRAAFLIEESRLGSLQQLLRLQADGWFLALEDGTPVGVIGGLDYGRFVYGGLFAVAPEAQGRGIGAALLQHWLGWIASRGIPLVVVDASDAGAVLCRRVGFVAVDATDIWEYGGDGGGQATGGADAGASVRFGAGAEEGTPAGSVRALHADEVEALAAADARIFGGDRRAVLRELVTAHPGRALVICASDGAVRSYLVAQPRRLGPWAAASPADAAALLAAAWALGFESGPVALVPRANVDAPPLLERAGLRHVRSTHYMVLGARRPPGRRAQIYGATSAALG; encoded by the coding sequence GTGGCGCGGGCCGCCCCGGTCATCCGGCCGCTGGCCCAGGACGATCTGGCGGCCGCAGATCGGATCGTGCGGGCGGCCTTTTTGATCGAGGAGAGCCGGCTGGGCTCGCTGCAGCAGTTGCTCCGCCTGCAGGCCGACGGGTGGTTCCTGGCGCTCGAGGACGGGACGCCCGTGGGCGTGATCGGCGGCCTGGACTACGGCCGGTTCGTCTACGGCGGTCTGTTCGCGGTGGCCCCCGAGGCCCAGGGGCGCGGGATCGGCGCAGCGCTGCTCCAGCACTGGCTGGGCTGGATCGCCTCCCGCGGCATCCCCCTCGTGGTCGTCGACGCCAGCGACGCGGGCGCCGTGCTGTGCCGGCGTGTGGGCTTCGTCGCGGTGGACGCCACGGACATCTGGGAGTATGGCGGGGACGGCGGAGGCCAGGCGACCGGTGGGGCCGACGCCGGCGCCAGCGTGCGCTTCGGTGCCGGGGCCGAGGAGGGGACGCCCGCTGGCTCCGTCCGCGCGCTGCACGCCGACGAGGTCGAGGCGCTCGCGGCCGCCGACGCCCGCATCTTCGGCGGCGACCGGCGCGCGGTGCTCCGCGAGCTGGTGACCGCGCACCCCGGTCGCGCGCTGGTGATCTGCGCGTCCGACGGCGCCGTCAGGAGCTACCTGGTGGCCCAGCCCCGGCGCCTGGGGCCGTGGGCGGCCGCCTCCCCTGCCGACGCGGCGGCGCTGCTGGCGGCAGCCTGGGCCCTGGGGTTCGAGAGCGGGCCAGTGGCGCTGGTCCCGCGCGCCAACGTGGACGCCCCGCCGCTGCTGGAGCGCGCGGGCCTCCGGCACGTGCGGTCCACGCACTACATGGTGCTGGGCGCCCGCCGGCCGCCGGGCCGGCGGGCGCAGATCTACGGGGCCACCAGCGCCGCGCTCGGCTGA
- a CDS encoding RidA family protein, protein MKVEAKLAEMGLQLPPPPAPVANYVRTVRTGNLLFVSGHGPHRDGTLVYTGKVGRDLTVEQGYEAARLVALNCLASVKEALGDLDRVKRVVKVLGMVNCTPEFDRQPEVINGCSDLLVALYGDAGRHARSAVGMGALPRNIAVEIEMVLEVE, encoded by the coding sequence ATGAAGGTCGAAGCCAAGCTCGCCGAGATGGGGCTGCAGCTGCCACCGCCGCCAGCGCCGGTGGCCAACTACGTGCGCACCGTGCGCACGGGCAACCTGCTGTTCGTCTCCGGCCACGGGCCGCACCGCGACGGGACGCTCGTGTACACCGGCAAGGTGGGCCGGGACCTGACGGTCGAGCAGGGCTACGAGGCCGCCCGGCTGGTGGCGCTCAACTGCCTGGCCTCGGTGAAGGAGGCGCTGGGCGACCTGGACCGCGTGAAGCGGGTCGTCAAGGTGCTGGGCATGGTCAACTGCACCCCGGAGTTCGACCGGCAGCCCGAGGTCATCAACGGGTGCTCCGACCTGCTGGTGGCGCTGTACGGCGACGCCGGCCGGCACGCCCGCTCGGCGGTGGGGATGGGCGCGTTACCCCGCAACATCGCCGTCGAGATCGAGATGGTCCTCGAGGTGGAGTAG
- a CDS encoding type II toxin-antitoxin system VapC family toxin, translated as MSRVFIDTNIPMYAAGAAHPLVEPARRVIEALVDGRVDGVTDSEVLQEILYRYWHIGQRAAGFHVFDAFTRLMAGRVFAVDEQDVRQARALAERHDRLSPRDLIHLAIMLRHGIEEILTADADFDAVPDVRRLDPRTFPA; from the coding sequence GTGTCCCGCGTCTTCATCGATACGAACATCCCGATGTACGCCGCGGGCGCCGCGCATCCCCTGGTCGAGCCTGCGCGGCGGGTCATCGAGGCGCTGGTGGACGGACGAGTCGACGGCGTCACCGATTCCGAGGTCCTTCAGGAGATCCTCTACCGTTACTGGCACATCGGGCAGCGCGCGGCTGGATTTCACGTCTTCGACGCCTTCACCCGCCTGATGGCCGGACGCGTCTTTGCCGTCGACGAACAGGACGTGCGCCAGGCCCGCGCCCTGGCGGAGCGCCACGACCGGCTGAGTCCGCGCGACCTCATCCACCTGGCGATCATGCTGCGGCACGGCATCGAGGAGATCCTCACTGCCGATGCCGACTTCGATGCGGTCCCCGATGTCCGCCGGCTCGACCCGCGCACCTTCCCGGCGTAG
- a CDS encoding CopG family transcriptional regulator, which translates to MERCDMPQLTDRLEIRLPAHTLQLLRDEAHRRGVSVAQLVREAIEFRLQYDRETRLQAARALFAVGAPVADWPQMEHEIAEARARHG; encoded by the coding sequence ATGGAGAGGTGCGATATGCCGCAACTTACGGATCGATTAGAGATCAGACTCCCAGCCCACACACTTCAGCTATTGCGGGACGAGGCACACCGCCGTGGGGTGTCGGTGGCCCAGCTGGTGCGTGAGGCCATCGAGTTCCGTCTCCAGTACGATCGCGAGACGCGGCTGCAGGCGGCCCGAGCGCTGTTCGCGGTCGGCGCGCCGGTAGCGGACTGGCCGCAGATGGAGCACGAGATCGCCGAAGCGCGGGCCCGCCACGGCTAG
- a CDS encoding haloacid dehalogenase type II, translating to MDLQVVTFDVYSALYDITAGLAAAVGELFRRRGLAQDPVPIARTWRQKHMEYLLVATALAREPASNRRAIELTARWTLRTLDPPLSDAELADLVASWTRLPPWPEALEVLAAVRRRPLRLATLSNGDEAMQRALLAATLPVPFDDVISTEGGQFKPHPSVYARALQRLGVEASAVLHVAGSPTDAMGATAAGIRTVWVNRTGDAVLDPRFAPAVEVADLRGLLPLLDRPA from the coding sequence ATGGATCTCCAGGTCGTGACCTTCGACGTCTACTCCGCCCTGTACGACATCACCGCGGGCCTGGCGGCGGCGGTCGGTGAGCTCTTCAGGCGCCGGGGGCTGGCGCAGGATCCCGTGCCGATCGCACGGACCTGGCGGCAGAAGCACATGGAGTACCTGCTGGTGGCCACCGCGCTGGCGCGCGAGCCCGCCTCCAACCGCCGCGCCATCGAGCTCACGGCCCGCTGGACGCTACGGACGCTGGACCCGCCGCTCTCAGACGCGGAGCTGGCCGACCTCGTGGCGTCCTGGACGCGCCTGCCCCCCTGGCCCGAGGCGCTCGAGGTGCTGGCGGCGGTGCGGCGCCGGCCGCTGCGGCTGGCCACGCTCTCCAACGGCGACGAGGCGATGCAGCGCGCCCTGCTGGCGGCCACGCTGCCCGTACCGTTCGACGACGTCATCTCCACCGAGGGCGGGCAGTTCAAACCACACCCCTCGGTCTACGCCCGAGCGCTACAGCGGCTCGGCGTCGAGGCCAGCGCCGTGCTGCACGTGGCGGGCTCGCCCACCGACGCCATGGGCGCCACCGCTGCCGGCATCCGGACCGTGTGGGTGAACCGCACCGGTGACGCCGTGCTCGACCCGCGGTTTGCGCCGGCGGTGGAGGTGGCCGATCTCCGGGGACTCCTGCCCCTGCTCGACCGACCGGCGTAA
- a CDS encoding ABC transporter permease, whose protein sequence is MAPQADADVLAGVRLAPPLRPRRHPAWRFVRRYPVGAAGAAVIAAMLLAGLLAPRLAPYDPLATDFAAMFAPPGRAHWFGSDAFGRDVFSRILYGARTATLVGFGASVLGATAGAAIGVASAYFGGLTDLLVQRLVEVLLAFPIIILAMAVVALIGAGTDKLIVAIALSFLPRAARVVRSSALAVRQMVYIEAARAVGGSHGHIIRRHMAPNVMAPYLVMLTAFLGQAILLEASLSFLGLGVSEPTPAWGLMLRGAAVDFATKAPWMAVFPGLVISLAVLAFNVFGDALRDHFDPRLRT, encoded by the coding sequence ATGGCGCCACAGGCCGACGCCGACGTCCTCGCCGGTGTGCGGCTCGCGCCGCCGTTGCGCCCGCGGCGCCACCCGGCCTGGCGCTTCGTCCGCCGCTACCCGGTGGGCGCGGCCGGCGCCGCGGTGATCGCCGCCATGCTGCTGGCCGGGCTGCTGGCGCCCCGGCTGGCGCCCTACGACCCGCTGGCCACGGACTTCGCCGCGATGTTCGCCCCGCCCGGGCGCGCCCACTGGTTTGGCAGCGACGCGTTCGGCCGCGACGTCTTCAGCCGCATCCTCTACGGGGCACGTACCGCCACGCTGGTGGGGTTCGGCGCGTCGGTGCTGGGCGCGACCGCCGGTGCGGCCATCGGAGTGGCCAGCGCCTACTTCGGCGGCCTGACCGACCTGCTGGTGCAGCGGCTGGTGGAGGTGCTGCTCGCCTTCCCCATCATCATCCTGGCCATGGCCGTCGTGGCCTTGATCGGTGCCGGCACCGACAAGCTGATCGTGGCCATCGCGCTCTCGTTCCTGCCGCGGGCCGCGCGGGTGGTGCGCAGCAGCGCCCTGGCCGTGCGCCAGATGGTGTACATCGAGGCGGCGCGGGCGGTAGGCGGCTCCCATGGCCACATCATCCGCCGGCACATGGCGCCCAACGTCATGGCGCCCTACCTGGTGATGCTCACCGCCTTCCTGGGACAGGCCATCCTCCTGGAGGCGTCGCTGTCGTTCCTGGGGCTGGGCGTCTCGGAGCCGACGCCGGCCTGGGGCCTGATGCTGCGGGGAGCGGCCGTCGACTTCGCCACCAAGGCGCCGTGGATGGCCGTCTTCCCCGGGCTCGTCATCAGCCTGGCCGTCCTGGCGTTCAACGTGTTCGGCGACGCGCTGCGCGACCACTTCGACCCGCGGCTGCGCACGTGA
- a CDS encoding ABC transporter permease, whose protein sequence is MQRYVLTRLLLMVPTLLSVAVLIFVLVRVVPGDIVELRMVLGGSYVTPQVLAAERARLGLDRPLWAQFAAWMTGIVRGDLGLSMWSGEPVAKEIALRLELSLQLAVMATLLATAIAIPLGTVAAVYRGRWPDHLVQVFSVAGLAVPSFWLGILIILFLLSVFRYLPPLTFTSLWENPRANLAQLIWPALAVGYRYSAVATRMTRSALLEVLREDYIRTAWAKGLERRTILRRHALRNALMPVVTVIGLEFAFLIGGLVVTEQVFNLNGIGKLIVDAIAQRDYTLIQGLLLLVATAYVLVNFLTDLLYAWIDPRVAYQ, encoded by the coding sequence GTGCAACGTTACGTCCTGACCCGTCTGCTCCTGATGGTGCCGACGCTGCTGTCGGTGGCGGTGCTGATCTTCGTGTTGGTGCGCGTGGTCCCGGGCGACATCGTGGAGCTGCGCATGGTACTGGGCGGCTCGTACGTGACGCCGCAGGTCCTGGCCGCCGAGCGCGCGCGCCTGGGCCTGGACCGGCCGCTGTGGGCGCAGTTTGCGGCCTGGATGACCGGCATCGTCCGCGGCGACCTCGGGCTGTCGATGTGGTCGGGCGAGCCGGTGGCTAAGGAGATCGCCCTGCGCCTGGAGCTGTCGTTGCAGCTGGCGGTGATGGCCACGCTCCTCGCCACGGCCATCGCCATCCCGCTGGGGACGGTGGCGGCCGTCTACCGCGGCCGCTGGCCCGACCACCTGGTGCAGGTCTTCAGCGTCGCCGGGCTGGCGGTCCCGTCCTTCTGGCTGGGGATCCTCATCATCCTGTTCCTGCTCTCGGTCTTCCGGTACCTGCCGCCGTTGACGTTCACCTCCCTGTGGGAGAACCCGCGGGCCAACCTGGCCCAGCTGATCTGGCCCGCCCTGGCCGTGGGGTACCGGTACTCGGCGGTGGCCACCCGCATGACGCGCTCGGCGTTGCTGGAGGTGCTGCGCGAGGACTACATCCGCACCGCCTGGGCCAAGGGGCTGGAGCGGCGGACGATCCTGCGCCGCCACGCCCTGCGCAACGCCTTGATGCCCGTGGTGACGGTGATCGGCCTCGAGTTCGCCTTCCTGATCGGCGGCCTGGTGGTCACCGAGCAGGTGTTCAACCTCAACGGCATCGGCAAGCTGATCGTGGACGCCATTGCCCAGCGCGACTACACGCTGATCCAGGGCCTGCTGCTGCTGGTGGCCACGGCCTACGTGCTGGTCAACTTCCTCACCGACCTGCTCTATGCGTGGATCGACCCGCGGGTGGCTTACCAATAG
- a CDS encoding ABC transporter substrate-binding protein, translated as MPRVRWGTAAAGLVVVAALLAAPVPVDAQQPRRGGTLSYAVSALPPSFDAHRETTFAMIHPIRPHYNLLVKFDPQNYPKIVPDLAESWTSSRDGLTWTFKLRQGVKFHDGAVLTSRDVKASFDKIIFPPEGVVSARQAIYQGVRAVEAPDPQTVVFRLKWPVPSFLEKLASPFNWIYKADILARDPRWYERNVMGTGPFRFVEYVRGARWVGRRNEDYFERGKPYLDGYTALFISSRSALIAALKSGQVLIEFRGVSPAERDDIVRTLGPRVNVQEQPWLCNLIVAFNTRRKPFDDARVRRALTLAVDRWSGSRALSQIAFVGPVGAVMRPGSEFAMPEAELVRLAGYGRDIAQARAQARALLREAGVPEGFGFTLKNRDVQMPYEPVGIFLVDQWRQIGLNVQHVQQETAKYLADMRAGDYEASVDFACDFIDDPDVQLAKFVSSDVNPLNYGGYIDRQLDLLFVQQSRTADRAKRLEIVRRFERRLLDEQAYVMYVLWWQRIIPHWRTLQGYKTTTNHYVEPDLAEYWLAEGSQ; from the coding sequence ATGCCCAGAGTGCGTTGGGGCACAGCGGCCGCAGGGCTCGTGGTGGTGGCGGCCCTGCTGGCCGCGCCGGTGCCCGTCGATGCCCAGCAGCCCCGCCGGGGTGGCACGCTGTCCTACGCCGTGAGCGCGCTGCCGCCGTCGTTCGACGCCCACCGCGAGACCACGTTCGCCATGATCCACCCCATCCGCCCGCACTACAACCTGCTGGTGAAGTTCGACCCGCAGAACTACCCGAAGATCGTCCCCGACCTGGCGGAGTCGTGGACCAGCTCGCGCGACGGCCTGACGTGGACCTTCAAGCTGCGGCAGGGGGTCAAGTTCCACGACGGCGCGGTGCTGACCTCGCGCGACGTCAAGGCCAGCTTCGACAAGATCATCTTCCCGCCCGAGGGGGTGGTCAGCGCCCGGCAGGCCATCTACCAGGGCGTCCGGGCCGTCGAGGCGCCCGATCCCCAGACCGTGGTGTTCCGGCTGAAGTGGCCGGTCCCCAGTTTCCTGGAGAAGCTCGCATCGCCCTTCAACTGGATCTACAAGGCCGACATCCTGGCCCGCGACCCGCGCTGGTACGAGCGGAACGTCATGGGCACCGGGCCGTTTCGGTTCGTCGAGTACGTGCGCGGTGCGCGCTGGGTCGGGCGGCGCAACGAGGACTACTTCGAGCGCGGCAAGCCCTACCTCGACGGCTACACGGCGCTGTTCATCAGCAGCCGCTCGGCGTTGATCGCGGCCCTCAAGAGCGGGCAGGTGCTCATCGAGTTCCGCGGGGTCTCGCCCGCCGAGCGCGACGACATCGTGCGCACGCTGGGGCCCCGCGTCAACGTGCAGGAGCAGCCCTGGCTGTGCAACCTGATCGTCGCCTTCAACACCAGGCGGAAGCCCTTCGACGACGCCCGGGTGCGCCGGGCCCTCACCCTGGCTGTGGACCGGTGGAGTGGCTCGCGGGCCCTCTCGCAGATCGCCTTCGTCGGCCCGGTGGGTGCCGTGATGCGCCCCGGCTCGGAGTTCGCCATGCCCGAGGCCGAGCTCGTCCGGCTGGCCGGCTACGGCCGCGACATCGCCCAGGCGCGCGCGCAGGCCCGGGCGCTGCTGCGGGAGGCCGGCGTGCCCGAGGGCTTCGGCTTCACCCTGAAGAACCGCGACGTGCAGATGCCCTACGAGCCCGTGGGGATCTTCCTGGTGGACCAGTGGCGGCAGATCGGCCTCAACGTGCAGCACGTGCAGCAGGAGACCGCCAAGTACCTGGCGGACATGCGGGCGGGCGACTACGAGGCCTCGGTGGACTTCGCGTGCGACTTCATCGACGACCCCGACGTGCAGCTGGCCAAGTTCGTCTCCTCCGACGTGAACCCGCTCAACTACGGCGGCTACATCGACCGGCAGCTGGACCTGCTGTTCGTGCAGCAGAGCCGGACCGCCGACCGGGCCAAGCGCCTCGAGATCGTCCGCCGCTTCGAGCGGCGCCTGCTGGACGAGCAGGCCTACGTCATGTACGTGCTGTGGTGGCAGCGCATCATCCCGCACTGGCGGACGCTGCAGGGCTACAAGACCACGACCAACCACTACGTCGAGCCCGACCTGGCCGAGTACTGGCTGGCCGAGGGCAGTCAGTAG
- a CDS encoding DUF1116 domain-containing protein encodes MDIAAANQEALRRLLAAQPVLVGTARARDVIPGMHDRLVLHAGPPITWDRASGPLRGAVIGGLLFEGLARTEEEAVRLVEQGEVVLEPTHHHAAVGPMAGVTTASMVVYVVENRATGTRAYCNLNEGYGKVLRYGAYSEEVLARLRWMNDVLGPAVGAALERMGGLDMKALIARQLTMGDEGHNRNVAGSALFGRLLAPHLARVGLPPDALEQVLRYFADNDLAVLNPVMAACKATADAAHGIPGSTVVTCMARNGTDFGIRVSGLGDRWFTAPAEVPVGLYFPGFAADDANPDIGDSTITETVGIGAFAMAAAPAIVKFVGGTPREAMDATLEMYEITVGENPAFGLPPLDFRGTPTGIDVRKVVRTGITPRINTGIAHRRPGIGQIGAGLVRPPMACFERALEALATALGR; translated from the coding sequence ATGGACATCGCCGCCGCCAATCAGGAAGCGTTGCGTCGCTTGCTGGCCGCCCAACCCGTGCTGGTGGGCACCGCGCGGGCCCGCGACGTCATCCCCGGGATGCACGACCGGCTCGTCCTGCACGCCGGTCCGCCGATCACCTGGGACCGCGCCAGCGGGCCGCTGCGCGGCGCCGTCATCGGCGGGCTGCTGTTCGAGGGCTTGGCCAGGACCGAGGAGGAGGCGGTGCGGCTCGTGGAGCAGGGCGAGGTGGTGCTGGAGCCCACGCACCACCACGCCGCGGTGGGGCCCATGGCCGGGGTCACCACGGCGTCCATGGTGGTCTACGTCGTGGAGAACCGCGCGACCGGCACCCGCGCCTACTGCAACCTCAACGAAGGCTACGGGAAGGTCCTGCGCTACGGCGCCTACAGCGAGGAGGTGCTGGCGCGCCTGCGCTGGATGAACGACGTGCTGGGGCCGGCGGTGGGCGCCGCGCTGGAGCGCATGGGCGGCCTCGACATGAAGGCGCTCATCGCCCGCCAGCTCACCATGGGCGACGAGGGCCACAACCGCAACGTGGCGGGCTCGGCCCTGTTCGGTCGGCTCCTGGCGCCGCACCTGGCCCGGGTAGGGCTGCCGCCCGATGCGCTGGAGCAGGTGCTCCGCTACTTCGCCGACAACGACCTGGCCGTCCTCAACCCGGTCATGGCCGCCTGCAAGGCCACCGCCGACGCGGCGCACGGTATCCCCGGCAGCACCGTGGTGACCTGTATGGCCCGCAACGGCACCGACTTCGGCATCCGCGTCTCGGGCCTGGGCGACCGATGGTTCACCGCACCGGCCGAGGTACCGGTGGGCCTCTACTTCCCGGGGTTTGCGGCCGACGACGCCAACCCCGACATCGGCGACTCGACCATCACCGAGACCGTCGGGATCGGCGCTTTCGCCATGGCCGCCGCGCCGGCCATCGTGAAGTTCGTGGGCGGCACGCCCAGGGAGGCTATGGACGCGACGCTGGAGATGTACGAGATCACCGTGGGCGAGAACCCGGCGTTCGGCCTGCCCCCGCTCGACTTCCGCGGCACCCCCACCGGCATCGACGTGCGCAAGGTGGTGCGTACGGGCATCACGCCCCGCATCAACACCGGTATCGCGCACCGCCGGCCCGGCATCGGGCAGATCGGCGCGGGGCTGGTCCGGCCACCCATGGCCTGCTTCGAGCGGGCGCTGGAGGCGCTGGCGACGGCGCTCGGGCGGTAG
- the fdrA gene encoding acyl-CoA synthetase FdrA, with protein sequence MPVVGLIRRGAYVDSVALMLVQREARAAPGVEEAGCVMATEANKALLRAAGLDFPDLATAGPDDLVLVARAATEDAARAAIALAEEALARRRQAAAPGYRPRTVASAVRQLPEATLALISVPGRFARGPAQEALDAGLHVLLFSDNVPLADEIALKARAAARGLLCMGPDCGTAIVGGAALGFANRVRRGTIGLVGAAGTGLQEVTSLIHRFGGGITHAIGTGGRDLSVAVGGVTMLQGLRALVLDPATEVIVLVGKPPAPEVAATLLAAARACGKPVVVCFVGAPVEAGGGVQNATTLEEAARLAVRRATGADPGGLGLRALPAQEAARLQPEQRYVRGLYAGGTLCYEALVLLRGHVGPVASNTPLVPEEQLDPPTRSRGHTVVDMGADEFTQGRLHPMLDPTLRLQRLQQEAADPETAVVLFDVVLGYGAHPDPAGALVPVVRALRAQGAGRSVCLVASVCGTDDDPQDAAAQRAALVDAGVLVEDSNARAVRLAGLIAEARGSRGAPWSRTPIAPAEAPPPWPDVSAVRRLLQAPPAVINVGLELFAESLQEQGVPVVSVDWQPPAGGKKHLLDLLDKLEA encoded by the coding sequence ATGCCCGTCGTCGGCCTGATCCGTCGCGGTGCCTATGTGGACTCCGTGGCGCTGATGCTGGTGCAGCGCGAGGCCCGCGCCGCGCCCGGCGTCGAGGAGGCCGGGTGCGTGATGGCCACCGAGGCCAACAAGGCCCTGCTGCGCGCGGCGGGGCTCGACTTTCCCGACCTCGCCACGGCAGGACCCGACGACCTGGTGCTGGTGGCGCGGGCGGCCACCGAGGACGCCGCGCGCGCTGCCATCGCGCTGGCCGAAGAGGCGCTGGCCCGCCGTCGGCAGGCGGCTGCGCCCGGGTACCGTCCCCGGACGGTGGCGTCGGCGGTGCGCCAGCTGCCGGAGGCGACCCTGGCGCTGATCTCCGTGCCTGGCCGGTTCGCCAGAGGCCCCGCGCAGGAGGCGCTGGACGCCGGCCTGCACGTGCTGCTGTTCTCGGACAACGTGCCGCTGGCCGACGAGATCGCGCTGAAGGCGCGCGCGGCCGCGCGCGGCCTGCTGTGCATGGGCCCCGACTGTGGCACCGCCATCGTCGGCGGGGCCGCGCTGGGCTTCGCCAACCGCGTGCGGCGGGGGACGATCGGCCTGGTGGGCGCGGCAGGCACCGGGTTGCAGGAGGTCACCTCACTGATCCATCGGTTCGGCGGCGGCATCACCCACGCGATCGGGACCGGCGGCCGCGACCTCTCGGTGGCCGTGGGCGGTGTCACGATGCTCCAGGGTTTGCGGGCGCTGGTCCTCGATCCGGCCACGGAGGTCATCGTGCTGGTCGGCAAACCGCCGGCCCCGGAGGTGGCCGCGACGCTGCTCGCGGCCGCCCGCGCCTGCGGCAAGCCCGTGGTGGTCTGCTTCGTTGGCGCGCCGGTGGAGGCCGGGGGCGGGGTCCAGAACGCCACGACCCTGGAAGAGGCCGCGCGGCTGGCGGTGCGCCGGGCGACCGGCGCCGACCCCGGCGGGCTGGGGCTGCGCGCGCTGCCGGCGCAGGAGGCCGCGCGGTTGCAGCCCGAGCAGCGCTACGTCCGCGGGCTGTACGCCGGTGGCACGCTCTGCTACGAGGCGCTGGTGTTGCTGCGCGGCCACGTGGGGCCGGTGGCGTCCAACACGCCGCTGGTACCGGAGGAGCAGCTCGATCCTCCCACGCGCAGCCGCGGCCACACGGTGGTGGACATGGGCGCCGACGAGTTCACCCAGGGGCGCCTCCACCCCATGCTCGACCCCACCCTGCGGCTGCAGCGCCTCCAGCAGGAGGCGGCAGATCCCGAGACGGCCGTGGTGCTCTTCGACGTGGTGCTGGGCTACGGCGCCCACCCCGATCCGGCCGGCGCGCTGGTGCCCGTGGTCCGCGCCCTGCGGGCACAGGGCGCCGGGCGCTCCGTGTGTTTGGTGGCCTCGGTGTGCGGCACCGACGACGACCCCCAGGACGCGGCCGCCCAGCGCGCGGCGCTGGTGGACGCCGGCGTGCTCGTCGAGGACAGCAACGCGCGGGCGGTGCGCCTGGCGGGGCTCATCGCCGAGGCCCGCGGCAGCCGGGGTGCGCCGTGGAGCAGGACGCCGATCGCCCCGGCGGAAGCGCCGCCACCCTGGCCCGACGTCAGCGCCGTACGCCGCCTCCTGCAGGCACCGCCGGCGGTGATCAACGTGGGGCTGGAGCTGTTCGCCGAGAGCCTGCAGGAGCAAGGTGTGCCGGTCGTCAGCGTGGACTGGCAGCCGCCAGCCGGGGGCAAGAAGCACCTGCTCGACCTGCTCGACAAGCTGGAGGCCTGA